The following nucleotide sequence is from Rattus norvegicus strain BN/NHsdMcwi chromosome 13, GRCr8, whole genome shotgun sequence.
TATGTTTATATACTAATTCAAGATATTCTGAGCATATCTATAGAATACATAGAAACAAAATTCACAGAACAATGGTTTTGAAATCAGTTATTTGTGCTACGACAGCCAAATTTCTTTAATGAAAAATACCATTAGTTGCctagtataataaaaatattatagtgTTTATATGATAAAGGAAGCGcctttttcttctctgttaaTTCCTCTCTGTACGTATGCTGTAAATTGTGTTATAGAATCTGGGAGCTCTTCAGGTTTGGAATGAATTTCCCTTGGGAGCTAGAGATCAACTTATAGCTtggtttctgtttcatttctaccttcattttcatttcatgtcTTTTTTCTAAATAAAGCTGGCACTTGCAACATGCCATCTTCAGTTTAAACTTCTGGGTAGTAATCAACAGCTTTTAGATTGAACAGTTTTCAATAGTTTTTGGTACATCTCTGACTTTAAAAATCTGGGATAAGAATCCATTTCCATATGCATATATACGATCTTTTGGGCCTCTTCAAAGCACGTTTGAGTGGGTTCTCGAATGCTTTTGATGATAGCTTCCCGTGTTGTACTGTCGATGTTGatctgaaaaatgaaattatagacTAAGCACAACAAATGCACATGCCTGCAATGGAAAGCTTTGATTTGCTGCCCTCCTTTTCAGAGTCACAGTTTAGGCTCACTATTCTTAGGTATTTAAAAAGACGTTTAGGAAATGAAGTCTAtgctctttttaaaagtaaaaaaaatccaCCATTAGCACCCAGGAGTAGATTGAAAGCATGACATCTGTGACCAGGGAACTCCACAAACTACTGCTTCTTTGGGACGTGCCAGTGGTTTGACAGTGGTAGTCTGCAAACATGGGATTCTATGAACCGGAGggctctttttttaaagaaaaaaggaagttggTGGCTGCTTTAAACTTGATTCTCCTTAGTAGTCACAAATGCTGTGTTAACCAACCAGGTCCTGAAATGGGAAGCAAGTGAGGAGAAGTGAAGAAATGGAGGGGAGAAGTGGTTATCACAGAAAACCTAAAATTTTCAGAAGGGGTTTGGGATTCACTGAATAAAAGAGGGCTATGCTGAGTAATAGAAATCTCTCATGCTATCCTCCACCCTTGCATTTAACATGAATTGGAAGTTTCGGTTGTCTCTCTTTCAGGAGCCTCAGTGTGAGGCAGCCTGAGAGTAGTAATGGTAACTTGGATGTCAGCTGCGGTGGTTGGATTATGCTAATGTGAAATGGCTCAGAGGACCAACCTCCCTGGAGTGCTCGTTCGTGGCATTTCAAGTTTACGATGCCAGAGAATTCTCCCAACAATCCTTTGCTCATTTTAACTGTGTTGGGCATTAAGATAGGCTAATGAGTAGAGGATTTTGGGTCAAACAGCTCACCTTTGAATTCTGTGGTTACAAATAATTCCACACAGGAAGAATTCGTTAAGTTATCTAGTTCATAGGTTCTGTGACTGAAGAATAAGATGAGTAAttcttaatttatataattttaaggaGATACTGGGATGGAGTATGACTGACATATAATGGTGCTCAAGTTATTAATGTCTTCCAAGAGATGCCCCAACTGTCATGTCATTGTTACCTCTCTAGGAGACTGTGGCTGGATGTAGAGATTGTAAAGCTTTTTTGCTCTAGAAATTCTGCCCCTCCGTGAAGCAATTTTCTTGTAGGTTTCACATGCCATCCAGAATTTAATGTTCTCATCACTGTGCTCCAATTTTAAATATGCTGTGTACACTACTGGGCCatctaaaagtagaaaaaaatatgatAGTTTTTGTGGGTTAATATTTAGAATTTAAACAGCAATTCATACAGTTTAATACAGAAGCCTAAAGAAGAGCTCTAAAGATACAAAACAAGTGGACACCTTCTAACTATAACTTTACCATCACACACTCAGGTCTATATATGTGACGCATGTTCAAGGATGCCACTAATTGGTGAAGTTACCCCTTTGTTTTGAGTCACTCAGTGGAAAGTGTTTGTCAGTTTAGATGTACCCATGACAGAAAAGCCACCAGATGTCATAAGAACCCACACAAATGACTTAAACTACATAGATGGACAGAACTCTCCTCACaaagttataaaatattttatacatcaCAATAAAGCAATAGGTAAGAACTAAGTTAACAATCTGGCAAGTCAGGGTTGGGGGAACTATCCAAGCTATGTATGAGTGATACTTTGATGAGCTAGAGTTTTCTGGAGTGTTTCTCAATGTCTAATCAGCAGGAGAACAGGACAATGAAGAATTGAACATCATATTCATAGTTTATGGTTCAAGCCAGAAATAGGGACCACATAAGGAATGGAGTCCAGGGGGATGTTGAACATCTTCTCAGACCCTAACACAGGGCAATGTGTTGTGTTGAACATGACTATGAGATGGCCCTTGGTGCTCAGATGGTTATCTTCAGTTCTGGTCTTGAACAGCCCCTGGGGTGAGCAGATAACTACAGAATGGGAGGACTTTGATTCTGACCCAATTTGCAGGAGCTTGGACTCATAGATTAGTCATGCTCTCATAAGAGCAGCTTGTTACTCATCATCCCTGGGACCATCAAGCATCAAAGTTTGAGATGAATACATTGAGATTGACACTAAACTCCTTTTGGTTACTGTGAAGTCTTTTGGAATATATGAGACATGTAATTGCTAAATGCTAAAATGACAAAGCAACTTTTAATTAATGTTACTACAATGGTGCTTAGTCAGACTGAGTATGAGACCACTTACAGACTGACagtgtaattttttcttttacaaacactTGCTGCATCATCTAAAGTCTGCAACGTGATGAGTTTTGAGGTCAGTACCTCTCCGTGAAGTTGTTAACCATAAATTGTGCCATAGTGCACATTATTTCTTAAAGTATGGGATTTTGCTAACAAACAATGTTGATTAGTATCTGATTAACTGTCATGGGAAAGAGTAATAATCAAATGGAATAGAACTAATGAATAAAGTCATATTTTCctacatcttcatagaagacattaTTACATCAATTTCCTAGCATTAGAATATCAAGCTACTTCGTCTTCATGTGGGCTGGAACAAATAGAAGAGGGActttcccaaaagctgttgtctgtatatgggctatgtatatgtctgtatatgtctagctgggctgccttgtctggcctcagtagaagaGGAAGCTCCTAgcctttcagagacttgaagtgacaGAATTGGGGGATTCTTAGCGGGGGGGTCTagctgctcagaggagaaggcagataggggaaggattgtgggaaggggagAGTGAGAGGGGGATGATGAGCAGGATTTAGAGTGAAtaagtgaaaaataaattaattaaaacacacacacagacacacacacacacacacacacacacacacacctaaccctaactctaaccctaTCACCATTGGAGATATCAGGACAATTACACATATGCATGTTCATTGCAATTAGACCATACGAAATTGTATTGCATTCTTTGAAATGCATCCATCAAAGTACACAAAAGTAACCAACCTAACACCATTGAAGAGATTGGGATGAACTATTACACATCTGCAGTGCCATTGTATATATGCCATTGAAAATTGTATTGCATTTTGTGAAACACATATGTAGAGGAAAGTATAAAAGAACAGTGTTCCCTCACTAAAACAAGCCATCCCCATAGCAGAGATTACTAAATTCAGTTGAATGTGAAACAGGATGTTCTGGGAGAAAAGGCCTTGCCTCTCTCCTTTAAAACACATATGGATAAAGAAAGATACCTAACTATAACTCTAACCCTGACCTTAAACCTAACCTTAACCCCAATCCCAATCCCAATCTTAAACCCTGACACTAAGCCTAATGCTAACACCATTGGAGACATTAGGACCATCAGTTACACATATGCATCCTCACTGCCCTTTATGCCATAGGAAACTGTATTGAGTTCTGTGAAAGGCACGTTTTGGAAGAGATAACATTTTGGAAGAAAAGaccttgtctttcttctttaaagCACACATGGGTGGGTGTTGAGGTTGGTTCTCTTTGCTGTATTGTAATATGCCTGAAGATCTAGGCTTAAGAGTGACTTCCGATGCTTAAAAGCCTTTGTTCTACAAattttgttccttgatttaaaactgtTGGTTAAGGggctgtggtagagcgcttacctaggaagcgcaaggccctgggttctgtccccagctccgaaaaaaaaaaaaaaagaaccaaaaaaaaaaactgttggttaaataaaattggctatagccaattactggagggattagaggtaggtgggtttggAGTGACTTGATTGTGGGAGAGATCAGGAGGAGAAGGAgcgagaaaagagagaagaggggaagccACCAAGAGGGGAGATGGATGATGAACACAAGTCTAGAAGAAAGagcaagtatctggggtacaATGCTGGGGAAGTAACCAGGTCAGCAGTTAGAAGAGTAAATTAGGGGTTATGTCCAGTAAGTGTCAaagctaaagaaaaaagaaaaaaagaaaagaaaatcaagttaCATGCTCCTTTGATTTTCACTGATTATATCAGCAGTGAAATAAGAAGCAAGATGACATTTTATATTTAAGGAAAATAACAGAGAGGTAGGTACCAGTATGAAGCCCTCGGGGGAAAGTGGGTAATCTGCAAATGTGGCATGGTGATACAGGGCCATAGAGCATGGCTGACAGTTATGTGGGCAGATGTAGCCTGTAGTACAATGAACGGAAGGGTTTGAAAGACCCTTCGCTTTGGCTGACAGTACAGATCAGATGAGGGCACagtatatatagatatgtagCCTAGGAAGTGACATAGTTAGACATTACTACCCAAGGGGAAATATATCGTAACACATTTCAAATAAGTTTGTTTTCCCACTGACATGACTTCATGATAGTCTGTGCCTCGCCATAAGCATTGAAAATTAGGAGCCGAGAAACGCAGTTGTGTTTACTAATGCGTGCTAGAGACATAGTTAAAGCTCTGGGCAAAGgacgaaaacaaaaccaaaagtcatTACTTCTTTAATAAGAAAATTTGAAAGCCCcaagttcccagcatgcactgaAATAAAGTCTTATTAGCacaaatacatttatataattgGCACTTAGAGGAATGATGACTGAAGACTTAAGTAGGAGTAGGAAACAAGgacttttaaatagagaaataagccataaatcagaaaacagatattgGTAAAGTTCACAGGTCATTGAATGAGATGATTTCTGGCCAGTTGGAGAAGTTAGTCAACTGAGGCAAGAATATGGTCTGGTAGCCAATATTGGGTTTTATATTACgtttaaatgtgtatttatttttaatcttgaaCTTGTACTAAAATGTTTCTCAATTCTTACTCCACAATCTACCTGTATCAATTCCTGCTTTCTTAAGCTTCCCTTTTCTGAGAGATGAATTAATATCTTTTACTCCACGGCTGGACTAATGGTTTTATAACTCCTAACATAGCCACATGCCTGCTAATAaaactttctgaattattttttgcATTTCCCAAATTGCAGTATCCTATAGGTGGTATACAAAACGTACCAAGTATGGGTAGTTGCTGTAGTGGGACCTATTATTCTCAGTCCCGCTCTTTTAAGGGGCCCATATTTCCTTGTCCCACTCACCTCTGCACTGGCCACTGGATTTGTGCTGGCCTGTGAAAGTTATCTTTTACCCTCAGGtggttcttttcttcccttgTCACAAGGTTAATAAATCTAGAAGAAAGCTACTCTTTATCCAAATGCCATAATTAAGGCATGGAACAGGGTTGTAACTGACCTTAGTTGTCATATATTAATGAATGAGAAGAAAGCCTTCTTTATTATAATCAAGTAGGATTTTAGTGGTACTAATTATTTTATCATGATTTTACAAAAGCTGACCCAGAATACTGGACCCCATATAATGTTTCAGACAGGCTTGATTGTGCAGACTGACTGTGCTTACATGTTTATTTTACAGACATCTGTGTAAATcaggtaagttttttttttttctgaaaatgctaccttGCTGCCTAAGCAGGCAACTAGAACAACATCTGTACAAAAAACATTTCAGGAATCTTCGTAAATGTTAAATGGAAAATCGATTTGCTGAGTTTATAGTTCTGGGGACTCATACCACGAGTGAATTACAAGGTG
It contains:
- the Rgs13 gene encoding regulator of G-protein signaling 13: MSRHICWICKLCRHESKRLPSNLTLDEVLKWAQSLESLMATKYGPVVYTAYLKLEHSDENIKFWMACETYKKIASRRGRISRAKKLYNLYIQPQSPREINIDSTTREAIIKSIREPTQTCFEEAQKIVYMHMEMDSYPRFLKSEMYQKLLKTVQSKSC